In one window of Drosophila ananassae strain 14024-0371.13 chromosome XR, ASM1763931v2, whole genome shotgun sequence DNA:
- the LOC26514060 gene encoding uncharacterized protein LOC26514060 isoform X2, whose translation MKLKHIEDSIDNIVKKKLDEIQKTNIAMNAKVLAFMNQLSKNMADPEIMLPIKNEEEISSMDAAIKETPQKYNKLFQSTLQGGISSNMERVFSKDLIIRMNYNGEYGKISLRKYANI comes from the exons A tgAAACTGAAACACATTGAAG attCAATTGACAATATTGTTAAGAAGAAATTGGATGAAATACAAA AAACAAATATTGCGATGAACGCAAAAGTTTTAGCATTTATGAACCAGCTTTCAAAAAATATGGCCGATCCCGAAATAATGTTACCAATAAAGAATGAGGAGGAGATAAGTTCAATGGATGCTGCAATAAAGGAGACTCCTCAAAAATAT AATAAATTGTTTCAATCTACTTTACAAGGTGGAATTTCTTCAAATATGGAAAGGGTTTTCTCCAAGGATCTTATTATCAGAATGAATTACAATGGGGAGTACGGAAAAATTAGTTTGCGGAAGTATGcaaacatat AA
- the LOC26514060 gene encoding uncharacterized protein LOC26514060 isoform X1 translates to MKLKHIEDSIDNIVKKKLDEIQKTNIAMNAKVLAFMNQLSKNMADPEIMLPIKNEEEISSMDAAIKETPQKYNKLFQSTLQGGISSNMERVFSKDLIIRMNYNGEYGKISLRKYANICIIDLAGRTHV, encoded by the exons A tgAAACTGAAACACATTGAAG attCAATTGACAATATTGTTAAGAAGAAATTGGATGAAATACAAA AAACAAATATTGCGATGAACGCAAAAGTTTTAGCATTTATGAACCAGCTTTCAAAAAATATGGCCGATCCCGAAATAATGTTACCAATAAAGAATGAGGAGGAGATAAGTTCAATGGATGCTGCAATAAAGGAGACTCCTCAAAAATAT AATAAATTGTTTCAATCTACTTTACAAGGTGGAATTTCTTCAAATATGGAAAGGGTTTTCTCCAAGGATCTTATTATCAGAATGAATTACAATGGGGAGTACGGAAAAATTAGTTTGCGGAAGTATGcaaacatatgtat AATCGACTTAGCGGGACGGACGCACGTATGA
- the LOC26514276 gene encoding uncharacterized protein LOC26514276 yields the protein MKLKHIEDSIDNIVKKKLDEIQKTNIAMNAKVLAFMNQLSKNMADPEIMLPINNEEEMSSMDAAIKETPQKFNKLFQSTLQGGISSNMERVFSKDLIIRMNYNGEYGKISLRKYANICIIDLAGRTHV from the exons A tgAAACTGAAACACATTGAAG attCAATTGACAATATTGTTAAGAAGAAATTGGATGAAATACAAA AAACAAATATTGCGATGAACGCAAAAGTTTTAGCATTTATGAACCAGCTTTCAAAAAATATGGCCGATCCCGAAATAATGTTACCAATAAATAATGAGGAGGAGATGAGTTCAATGGATGCTGCAATAAAGGAGACTCCTCAAAAATTT AATAAATTGTTTCAATCTACTTTACAAGGTGGAATTTCTTCAAATATGGAAAGGGTTTTCTCCAAGGATCTTATTATCAGAATGAATTACAATGGGGAGTACGGAAAAATTAGTTTGCGGAAGTATGcaaacatatgtat AATCGACTTAGCGGGACGGACGCACGTATGA
- the LOC116655060 gene encoding uncharacterized protein LOC116655060 isoform X1, which translates to MNICILAKICFVSKVCNGPCCCVELQAKIDRLEMKLKHIEDSIDNIVKKKLDEIQKTNIAMNAKVLAFMNQLSKNMADPEIMLPIKNEEEISSMDAAIKETPQKYNKLFQSTLQGGISSNMERVFSKDLIIRMNYNGEYGKISLRKYANICIIDLAGRTHV; encoded by the exons ATGAACATATGTATACTAGCAAAAATTTGCTTTGTGTCAAAAgt CTGCAATGGACCGTGCTGCTGCGTTGAATTGCAGGCAAAAATAGACCGCTTGGAAA tgAAACTGAAACACATTGAAG attCAATTGACAATATTGTTAAGAAGAAATTGGATGAAATACAAA AAACAAATATTGCGATGAACGCAAAAGTTTTAGCATTTATGAACCAGCTTTCAAAAAATATGGCCGATCCCGAAATAATGTTACCAATAAAGAATGAGGAGGAGATAAGTTCAATGGATGCTGCAATAAAGGAGACTCCTCAAAAATAT AATAAATTGTTTCAATCTACTTTACAAGGTGGAATTTCTTCAAATATGGAAAGGGTTTTCTCCAAGGATCTTATTATCAGAATGAATTACAATGGGGAGTACGGAAAAATTAGTTTGCGGAAGTATGcaaacatatgtat AATCGACTTAGCGGGACGGACGCACGTATGA
- the LOC26515335 gene encoding uncharacterized protein LOC26515335 translates to MKLKHIEDSIDNIVKKKLDEIQKTNIAMNAKVLAFMNQLSKNMADPEIMLPIKNEEEISSMDAAIKETPQKYNKLFQSTLQGGISSNMERVFSKDLIIRMNYNGEYGKISLRKYANICIIDLAGRTHV, encoded by the exons A tgAAACTGAAACACATTGAAG attCAATTGACAATATTGTTAAGAAGAAATTGGATGAAATACAAA AAACAAATATTGCGATGAACGCAAAAGTTTTAGCATTTATGAACCAGCTTTCAAAAAATATGGCCGATCCCGAAATAATGTTACCAATAAAGAATGAGGAGGAGATAAGTTCAATGGATGCTGCAATAAAGGAGACTCCTCAAAAATAT AATAAATTGTTTCAATCTACTTTACAAGGTGGAATTTCTTCAAATATGGAAAGGGTTTTCTCCAAGGATCTTATTATCAGAATGAATTACAATGGGGAGTACGGAAAAATTAGTTTGCGGAAGTATGcaaacatatgtat